A single region of the Gadus morhua unplaced genomic scaffold, gadMor3.0, whole genome shotgun sequence genome encodes:
- the LOC115538452 gene encoding coiled-coil domain-containing protein 171, whose product MRRREELCVSLQQRLSCSQLQCSSLTSDLGEVQAVLEGERRAGAGLLAACALLAGVLLECRRRCVSLRLQKEVLLRRRPREEARDQLEEEVGRLASALGGEEEEEGGAERGRGRGLRRWRVCTCALLALNRMRVCAAAARVCVRLDGGPGALCVRLPPRLATPTPDRDQEEEDDDGVGEDEEPGSLCVSWLRSKPLHLLLCSSMSRLQELLSHTGPSHQELESAANSGLSRLLDALLHQSDELFPLTDTRELSLASRLGRGLARLEASTQRSSRGVVEKLQQHFLVFSQRLHSAEVERRALRLEVANQKQMAKAHQDCGHQVPPERFNSVCEELRAALNREEQLQMLLKKQHAQNHTHNQCRQELRRKDQALRILGKHISGMQREKRELEDFQHSLT is encoded by the exons ctctgCGTCTCCCTCCAGCAGCGTCTCTCCTGCAGCCAGCTCCAGTGCTcctccctgacctctgacctgggcgAGGTGCAGGCTGTCCTGGAGGGCGAGCgccgggcgggggcggggctgctGGCGGCGTGCGCCCTCCTGGCGGGGGTCCTGCTGGAGTGCCGGCGGCGCTGCGTCTCCCTGCGCCTCCagaaggaggtgctgctgcggcggcggccCCGGGAGGAGGCCCGGgaccagctggaggaggaggtgggccggCTGGCGTCGGCGCTcgggggcgaggaggaggaggagggcggggcggagagagggagggggaggggcctgaggCGGTGGAGGGTGTGCACGTGCGCGCTCCTGGCACTCAAccggatgcgtgtgtgtgcggccgcggcgcgcgtgtgtgtgcgtctggacggggggccgggggcgctGTGCGTCAGGCTGCCCCCCCgcctggccacgcccactccaG acagggatcaggaggaggaggatgatgatggtgtaggagaggatgaagagccTGGTAGTTTGTGTGTCAGTTGGCTTCGGTCCAAACCGCTCCACCTCCTACTCTGCTCCTCCATGTCCAGACTACAGGAGCTGCTGTCACACActg GACCCTCCCATCAGGAGTTGGAATCAGCCGCCAACAGTGGGTTGTCCCGCCTCTTGGATGCCCTTCTCCACCAATCAGATGAGCTGTTCCCTCTGACGGACACCAGGGAGCTTTCGCTGGCTAGCAGGCTGGGCCGCGGGTTGGCTAGGCTAGAAGCTAGCACGCAGCGGAGTAGCAGG GGTGTGGTTGAGAAGCTCCAGCAACACTTCCTGGTTTTCAGCCAACGGCTGCACTCTGCTGAGGTGGAGAGGCGGGCTCTCAGGCTGGAAGTGGCCAATCAGAAGCAGATGGCTAAAGCACACCAGGACTGCGGCCACCAG gtaccaCCAGAGAGgtttaacagtgtgtgtgaggagctCCGTGCTGCCCTGAACCGAGAGGAACAACTCCAGATGCTTCTGAAGAAACAACACgctcagaaccacacacacaaccag TGTCGTCAGGAGTTGCGTCGTAAAGACCAGGCTCTAAGGATTCTGGGTAAGCACATCTCTGGCatgcagagggagaaaagagagcTGGAGGACTTTCAACATTCTCTCACATAG
- the LOC115538453 gene encoding cornifelin homolog B: MAVTSTTTVIQVGGAPSSRNWSTELCDCCTDTNTCCCGFWCFPCMQCKAAGDFGWCCAMPLLDFFCCAVSCCLRSSMRERYNIYGSCCNDCCALMWCYPFVWCQMAREVKIRKHGSAPPTTTAITNQVTSH; encoded by the exons ATGGCCGTGACGTCCACCACCACTGTGATCCAAGTCGGCGGGGCCCCCAGCAGCCGGAACTGGTCCACTGAGCTCTGTGACTGCTGTACAGACACCAACACCT gctgCTGTGGCTTCTGGTGCTTCCCCTGCATGCAGTGCAAGGCCGCGGGGGACTTCGGCTGGTGCTGCGCCATGCCCCTGCTGGACTTCTTCTGCTGTGCCGTGTCCTGCTGCCTGCGCTCCTCCATGAGAGAGCGATACAACATTTAC ggttcGTGCTGTAATGACTGCTGTGCGTTGATGTGGTGTTACCCGTTCGTCTGGTGCCAAATGGCTCGGGAAGTCAAGATCCGCAAGCATGGAAGTGCACCGCCCACCACTACGGCGATCACCAACCAGGTCACCTCACACTAG